Proteins encoded together in one Cataglyphis hispanica isolate Lineage 1 chromosome 17, ULB_Chis1_1.0, whole genome shotgun sequence window:
- the LOC126856038 gene encoding transmembrane protein 186, whose amino-acid sequence MYFRLLTNICERSLYRTSNNVRLQINRPCHAIKNEEKRKVEITSTRFPDYKIIYSFPYIKYASTINMVKHKITLFTAAVVPVIVGFYLTDTVSLDTATSAIASGVITTVWLHSLGILCNNLIGYVYMKLDKQKIILSYVDYWGKRIDMETAIDEIIPISDNPISITDFLYKKVMFFSQKQRLKINMKLGQIIDMDNFKCTLGTT is encoded by the exons ATGTATTTTCGACTTTTGACGAACATTTGCGAGCGATCTTTATATCGCACTTCGAATAATGTTAGACTTCAGATCAATAGACCGTGTCATGCGATTAAAAACGAGGAAAAACGGAAAGTGGAAATAACCTCGACAAGATTTCCCgattacaaaataatctataGCTTTCCTTATATTAAATACGCGAGTACCATAAATATGGTAAAACATAAAATCACTCTATTCACCGCAGCGGTCGTTCCTGTAATTGTTGGATTTTACTTGACCGATACTGTGTCGCTTGACACAGCTACTTCAGCGATAGCAAGTG GTGTTATAACAACCGTGTGGTTGCATAGTCTTGGAATTTTATGCAACAATCTCAtaggatatgtatatatgaagttagataagcaaaaaataatattatcttacgTAGACTACTGGGGGAAAAGAATAGACATGGAGACTGCTATCGATGAAATTATTCCTATATCGGATAATCCAATCAGTATCACCGATTTTCTGTACAAGAAAGTAAtgtttttttcgcaaaaacaaagattaaagataaatatgaaactaggacaaataatcgatatggacaattttaaatgtactCTAGGAACAACTTAA